One Panicum virgatum strain AP13 chromosome 9K, P.virgatum_v5, whole genome shotgun sequence genomic region harbors:
- the LOC120650555 gene encoding protein Rf1, mitochondrial-like — protein sequence MVDEGVAPDCSVYTSLINGHAISGQWKGAVMMFKEMIGKGIKPHVITYNSLIRALCKHRKCSEARKVFDYLIKSGEKTDVTTYGILLHGYALHGSLADVQNILEMMLRNGIEPDEYVFGSLLFAYAVHGNADEAMLVLTDMREHVFSLNVVHYGTIINVLCKTGRMEDAMSQFNQMIHEGVRPNCVAYTLLVQGFCICGNWKKAKELIFDMIHRGVHPEAKRFTLVILNLCREGRLEEFQKLFDLFISVGEKPNIVMYGALIDGYCLSRKVEKATALFDAFVSRGFKPNSVIYGSLINGYCKSGRIDDALTLFREMLSKEIKPTVITYGIILDGLFKAGRTNAALEQYHKTIESGLKFNLIICNTILGGLCKNNFAGQALIIFQELLSMNFHLEILTYYIMIDGLLCAGKRKEAKDVFAAISTNGLEPDASIYRLMITTLIEDGLLEEADELFLSMENNGHAADSRMLNDIVRILLEKGEVLKAGTYLLKIDEKNLSLYSSTTQALISLFSDGKHEEQKKLLPEKYHYFSED from the coding sequence ATGGTCGACGAAGGTGTTGCCCCAGATTGTTCAGTGTATACTAGCCTGATCAATGGGCACGCCATATCAGGACAGTGGAAAGGGGCTGTTATGATGTTCAAAGAGATGATTGGCAAGGGTATTAAACCGCATGTCATCACTTACAATTCATTAATCAGGGCTCTGTGCAAGCACAGAAAATGCAGTGAAGCTAGGAAAGTTTTTGATTATTTAATCAAGAGTGGTGAAAAGACTGATGTTACCACATATGGCATTCTGCTTCATGGGTATGCCTTACATGGATCTCTTGCTGATGTGCAAAACATATTGGAGATGATGTTAAGGAATGGTATTGAGCCTGATGAATATGTGTTTGGCAGCTTGCTATTTGCATATGCTGTTCATGGAAATGCTGACGAAGCAATGCTTGTGCTTACTGATATGCGGGAGCACGTATTTAGCCTTAATGTGGTTCACTATGGAACAATAATAAATGTTCTGTGCAAAACAGGCAGGATGGAGGATGCTATGTCCCAATTCAACCAGATGATTCATGAAGGAGTGCGTCCTAACTGTGTGGCCTATACTTTATTGGTGCAGGGTTTTTGCATATGTGGCAATTGGAAGAAAGCAAAGGAATTAATTTTTGACATGATACATAGAGGTGTTCATCCTGAAGCCAAACGTTTTACTTTAGTCATACTGAATCTATGCAGGGAAGGAAGGCTTGAAGAATTCCAAAAACTCTTCGACCTATTTATAAGTGTAGGTGAGAAACCTAACATTGTTATGTATGGCGCACTCATAGATGGGTATTGCTTATCTAGGAAAGTGGAAAAGGCAACAGCATTGTTTGATGCTTTTGTCTCTAGGGGCTTTAAACCCAATTCTGTCATCTATGGTTCTCTAATTAATGGTTATTGTAAAAGTGGGAGGATAGATGATGCATTGACTCTGTTCAGAGAAATGTTGAGCAAGGAAATTAAGCCAACTGTTATCACATATGGCATTATACTGGATGGGCTGTTTAAAGCTGGTAGAACTAATGCTGCGTTGGAGCAATATCACAAGACGATTGAAAGTGGATTGAAGTTTAATCTCATTATCTGTAATACAATTCTAGGAGGACTCTGTAAGAATAATTTTGCTGGTCAAGCCCTCATCATATTTCAAGAACTACTTTCTATGAATTTTCATCTTGAGATTCTTACTTACTATATTATGATTGATGGCTTGCTTTGTGCTGGTAAAAGGAAAGAAGCCAAGGATGTTTTTGCTGCAATATCAACCAACGGTTTGGAACCTGATGCTAGCATATACAGATTAATGATAACAACTCTTATAGAAGATGGGTTATTAGAAGAGGCTGATGAGCTGTTCTTATCAATGGAGAACAATGGTCATGCTGCTGACTCACGTATGCTAAATGATATTGTTAGGATATTATTGGAAAAAGGGGAGGTGCTCAAGGCTGGAACTTACCTCTTGAAGATTGATGAGAAGAATTTATCCCTTTATTCTTCCACCACTCAAGCTCTGATATCTCTTTTCTCAGATGGTAAGCATGAGGAGCAGAAAAAGTTGCTTCCTGAGAAATATCACTATTTCAGTGAAGACTGA
- the LOC120647791 gene encoding ice-structuring glycoprotein-like: MTGTFYLQLNPTWILLVASPTPLLGLPPPPPTPRAWPARAPLRPLSSAGTGVDPAPGAAQLAAAALGPTLGDAAPAGCCPPAAAAAAVVAAAPGACVPAPYAAGAWPPSLAVPPGSSAAAATAALCAALAAAQGAWAAGMGMPGAALTPTMAAPATPLPAPALPVAAPALPLPVMAANAATADAALAAALLAAKSEAAADQERARAVALALLAAKFEAAAAQEWARASALAWECERSAADTLTRWVAAEKPYFLVPPVVPFTEHDASSSH, encoded by the exons ATGACTGGAACATTTTATCTGCAACTGAATCCTACTTGGATACTGTTGGT GGCGTCGCCGACTCCTCTGCtcggcctcccgccgccgccgcccacgccgcgggcGTGGCCGGCGCGGGCTCCTCTGCGTCCTCTGTCCTCTGCGGGCACGGGCGTGGACCCTGCCCCTGGCGCCGCccagctggctgctgctgccctggGCCCTACTCTGGGCGATGCCgcccctgctggctgctgcccgccggccgccgccgccgccgcagttgtGGCCGCGGCCCCAGGTGCGTGCGTGCCTGCGCCTTACGCGGCAGGCGCGTGGCCGCCCTCGCTGGCCGTCCCTCccggctccagcgccgccgccgccaccgccgccctctGCGCTGCTCTCGCCGCAGCCCAGGGCGCGTGGGCCGCTGGCATGGGCATGCCTGGCGCTGCGCTCACGCCAACCATGGCTGCGCCCGCGACGCCTCTTCCAGCGCCCGCGCTGCCCGTGGCCGCGCCTGCGCTGCCTTTACCCGTGATGGCCGCCAATGCTGCTACGGCCGACgcggctctcgccgcggccctcctcgccgccaagtccgagGCTGCGGCGGATCAGGAGCGGGCCCGCGCTGTTGCCCTCgctctcctcgccgccaagttcgaggctgcggcggctcaGGAGTGGGCCCGCGCGTCTGCCCTCGCTTGGGAGTGCGAGCGCTCCGCGGCCGACACTCTCACTCGTTGGGTCGCCGCAGAGAAGCCCTACTTCCTTGTCCCGCCCGTCGTCCCCTTCACCGAGCACGACGCTTCATCCTCCCACTAG
- the LOC120650556 gene encoding pectinesterase inhibitor 9-like — translation MALHRRGGVVSMLPPLLLLVLSMMSWCCGGGAAARPAPPSPSPDPVPGFVRSWCAGTEYPALCDATLAPYAAAVGSSPARLSWAALTAARGGARAATAAVKAVAAAGHLAPAAAEAARDCVSMLGGAEDLLRQSAEAMARLGKEERRRGGQAASSRRDARFEVGSVQAWASAALTDGDMCVEGFRAEAAGGGGVREAVRGHVVGVVHLTANALGIVNAMAKKMP, via the coding sequence ATGGCACTGCACCGACGTGGCGGCGTCGTGTCGATGCTGCCGCCGCTTCTTCTCCTGGTGCTCTCGATGATGAGCTGGTgctgcggcgggggcgccgcggcgcggccaGCACCTCCGTCGCCGTCCCCGGACCCTGTGCCGGGCTTCGTGAGGTCGTGGTGCGCGGGGACGGAGTACCCGGCGCTGTGCGACGCGACGCTGGCGCCGTACGCGGCGGCAGTCGGGTCCAGCCCGGCGCGCCTGTCGTGGGCGGCGctgacggcggcgcggggcggcgcgcgggcggcgacggccgcggtgaaggcggtggcggccgcgggccacctggcgcccgcggccgccgaggccgcACGGGACTGCGTCAGCATGCTCGGGGGCGCCGAGGACCTGCTGCGGCAGTCCGCGGAGGCCATGGCCCGGCTCGGgaaggaggagcggcgccggggcGGGCAGGCCGCGAGCAGCCGCCGGGACGCGCGGTTCGAGGTGGGCAGCGTGCAGGCGTGGGCGAGCGCGGCGCTGACGGACGGCGACATGTGCGTGGAGGGGTTCAGGGCggaggccgcgggcggcggcggcgtgagggagGCCGTGCGCGGGCACGTCGTCGGCGTCGTGCACCTCACGGCCAACGCGCTCGGCATCGTCAACGCCATGGCCAAGAAGATGCCCTAA
- the LOC120650557 gene encoding uncharacterized protein LOC120650557, whose product MQRHGASGRPSGTDGSDFSYRMVVESRYQRVAECRSRLARLILVQALHQVAGGALLLLSLSKGKEVNKFAMLSAAAGLLAIVVGELGRKRTMAVLLRLYTSLSSITVAFSMTCIIRSELFSKVMKQNTEAITSYELFDAVRVALGILLQMVVVATTTRLLQNMSPPKRAS is encoded by the exons ATGCAGCGGCACGGCGCCTCCGGCCGGCCTTCGGGCACGGACGGCTCTGACTTCTCCTACCGCATGGTCGTCGAATCCC GGTACCAGAGGGTTGCCGAGTGCAGATCCCGCCTCGCGCGCCTCATCCTCGTGCAG GCACTGCACCAGGTAGCTGGGGGCGCCTTGCTGCTGCTATCCTTGTCCAAGGGGAAGGAAGTGAACAAGTTCGCCATGCTGTCCGCGGCTGCGGGACTGCTGGCTATAGTGGTGGGCGAATTAG GACGAAAGCGGACTATGGCAGTGCTGCTTCGGCTTTACACAAGCTTGTCATCAATTACTGTTGCATTCTCTATGACGTGCATCATCCGCTCAGAATTGTTCTCAAAG GTTATGAAGCAAAACACAGAAGCCATCACAAGCTATGAACTGTTTGATGCTGTTCGAGTTGCTCTTG GTATCCTGCTTCAAATGGTGGTTGTAGCGACAACTACCAGACTTCTGCAGAACATGTCTCCTCCCAAGAGAGCTTCATGA